The Pseudomonas eucalypticola genome has a window encoding:
- a CDS encoding glutamine synthetase family protein, protein MNKQSSSSSAHPDLLSEVRAFRAAHPQVRYVDLIALDIPGHFYGKRYPVEMLEKVAAGSPLKLPQNCVLLGAQGGLHPIGDYCFNDGDPDAPRRLIPGTLKPVRWEGQPLGQMLISSDGTAAPIEFEPREVLARVLERLARRGIYPVVAFELEFYLFDRALDKGLPQFPRDGLSGDEDDQPNMHIERLSRFAPVLHDMVEAANEQGVEANVITAELGPGQFEINFAHCDDGLRAADWAALFCRSTRGVALKHGHRASFMSKPYLHAPGSGMHVHVSLYDAAGHNVLAADDQQPLRHAVAGCLALLPHCMPIFAPNHNAFRRYGAMVNAASRASWGFEDRDACIRIPESDPRNVRIEHRLAGADANPYLVLAAILSGMEHGLDAKLEPIAPLNENRHSGIDFPKDMLDAVRHMQGHPAVREGLGSEFVMVYCENKRHDHLAFLDEISAREYRWFL, encoded by the coding sequence ATGAACAAGCAGTCTTCGAGCTCCTCGGCCCACCCCGACCTGTTGAGTGAGGTCCGCGCCTTTCGCGCCGCCCACCCGCAGGTGCGTTACGTCGACCTGATCGCCCTGGACATTCCCGGGCATTTCTACGGCAAACGTTACCCGGTGGAGATGCTCGAGAAAGTGGCCGCCGGCAGTCCCCTCAAACTGCCGCAAAACTGCGTGCTGCTCGGCGCCCAGGGCGGGCTGCACCCCATTGGCGATTACTGCTTCAACGACGGCGACCCGGACGCGCCGCGGCGCTTGATACCCGGCACCCTCAAACCCGTGCGCTGGGAAGGCCAACCGCTGGGGCAAATGCTGATCAGTTCGGATGGCACCGCGGCGCCCATCGAATTCGAGCCGCGTGAAGTGCTGGCGCGGGTACTTGAGCGGCTGGCACGGCGCGGCATCTACCCGGTGGTGGCCTTCGAACTGGAGTTCTACCTGTTCGACCGCGCGCTGGACAAAGGCTTGCCGCAATTTCCGCGTGACGGTTTGAGCGGCGATGAAGATGACCAGCCCAACATGCACATCGAACGCCTGTCGCGTTTCGCCCCGGTGCTGCACGACATGGTCGAGGCCGCCAATGAACAGGGCGTGGAAGCCAATGTGATCACCGCAGAGCTGGGGCCGGGCCAGTTCGAGATCAATTTTGCCCATTGCGACGACGGCCTGCGCGCTGCCGATTGGGCGGCGCTGTTCTGCCGCAGTACCCGTGGCGTGGCGCTCAAGCATGGCCACCGCGCCAGTTTCATGAGCAAGCCCTACCTGCATGCCCCGGGCAGCGGCATGCATGTGCATGTCAGCCTGTATGACGCCGCGGGCCACAACGTGCTGGCCGCCGACGACCAGCAGCCGCTGCGGCACGCCGTCGCGGGCTGCCTGGCATTGCTGCCCCACTGCATGCCGATCTTCGCCCCCAACCACAACGCGTTTCGCCGCTACGGAGCCATGGTCAACGCAGCCAGCCGTGCCAGCTGGGGGTTCGAAGACCGTGACGCCTGCATCCGGATCCCCGAGTCCGACCCGCGCAACGTGCGCATCGAGCACCGCCTGGCCGGGGCCGACGCCAACCCCTACCTGGTGCTGGCGGCGATCCTCAGCGGCATGGAGCATGGTCTGGACGCGAAGCTCGAGCCCATCGCCCCGCTCAACGAAAACCGCCACAGCGGTATCGACTTCCCCAAGGACATGCTCGACGCCGTGCGGCACATGCAGGGCCACCCGGCGGTGCGCGAGGGGCTGGGAAGCGAGTTCGTGATGGTCTACTGCGAGAACAAACGCCATGACCACCTGGCGTTCCTCGATGAAATCAGCGCCCGGGAGTATCGTTGGTTCCTGTGA
- a CDS encoding LysE family translocator, producing MYWTEFLTVALIHLLAVASPGPDFAVVVRESVAHGRRAGTWTALGVGTAIFLHVGYSLLGIGLIVSQSIVLFNALKWLAAAYLLYIGFKAIRAKPAAPGAETLKAEPVERTARGAYVAGFMTNGLNPKATLFFLSLFTVVINPHTPLWVQAGYGVYLAFATAAWFCLVAMLFSQQRVRAGFARMGHWFDRTMGAVLIALGVKIALTEMH from the coding sequence ATGTACTGGACGGAGTTCTTGACCGTTGCCTTGATTCACCTGCTCGCCGTGGCCAGCCCCGGCCCGGACTTCGCCGTGGTCGTGCGCGAAAGCGTGGCCCACGGCCGTCGCGCCGGCACCTGGACCGCCCTGGGCGTGGGCACGGCGATTTTCCTGCATGTGGGCTATTCCCTGCTGGGCATCGGCCTGATCGTCTCCCAGTCCATCGTGCTGTTCAACGCCCTGAAATGGCTGGCCGCCGCCTACCTGCTGTACATCGGCTTCAAGGCGATTCGCGCGAAACCGGCGGCACCGGGGGCTGAAACCCTGAAGGCTGAACCGGTTGAGCGCACTGCCAGGGGCGCCTATGTGGCCGGTTTCATGACCAATGGCCTGAACCCCAAGGCCACGCTGTTTTTCCTGTCGCTGTTCACCGTGGTCATCAACCCCCATACACCGCTGTGGGTACAGGCTGGCTACGGTGTGTACCTGGCGTTCGCCACTGCCGCCTGGTTCTGCCTGGTGGCCATGCTGTTCAGCCAGCAACGCGTGCGCGCAGGCTTCGCGCGCATGGGGCACTGGTTCGATCGCACCATGGGCGCGGTGCTGATTGCCCTGGGCGTGAAGATCGCTTTGACAGAAATGCATTGA